The region TTTATTCATTCCACTCCCATTCATCGTCATTGACCGTCCCCTTCCGTCTGGACAGAGGCAAGCTTTGCAAGACGCGCCGCCGTGTGCAATCGGCGAACGGCGTGGCCTTTTGATTGCATGCCTGAGAACATGAAAAGCCGGGTTGCGCCATGAGATGGGTCAATATGAGGATCGGGAAGTGCTGCGACAACCGGCTGAAACCAACAGGTCAGGGCAGGGCGACGTTCGTGATTGTGCCAGGCGAACAAACGCAGGCGGGTCGGAACAATCCGTTTCGCGGCGCGGCCGTCAGGGAGCGTTGGTTGGCTGTGTGTTCAGCGCGTGGTGGGGCTGCTCAATTGATCACCCGCTCGGCCACGCGCATCCCCTCGGAGAGGCCGGAGGAAGGATAGAGGATAACGCGGTCGCCTTCGGACAATCCGCTTTTGACCTGTGCCTCGATTCCATTGTTGGGGCCGATCTCGATGTTGCGACGTTGAGCGATGTCATTCTCGACGACGAAAACAGCCCAGTTATCGCGGCTTCGAAACAGGGCACTGGCGGGGACGATCAGGGTGTCTTCGGAGTCCCATACGATGATCCGGGCCTCGACCCTGAAGCCATGACCAAGACCGGAGTAATCTGCGGGCGGGCTGGCGAAGGCGATCACTGCGTTCACGCGCTGCTCTTCGACGCCAAGGGCTGAATACTGGGTGATCCCGAACGGGTCGACCCGGATGACTTTGCCGGTCAGTTCTTTGGGGCCGCCCCAATCCGCAATGATCACCGGATCACCGATGGCGACCTGCACTGCATCGGTGGAAAGCAAGTCGACGACCACTTCCAGATCACTGGCAATGTCGCCGATTTCCATGATGGGCGCACCGGCGGGGAGGAAGGTTTCGCTCTGCTGGATGACCCTGAGAATGCGGCCATCTGCGGGGGCGTAGAGCGGGATATCATCAGCGGAAGCGCCTATGGCGGCGGCAAGGCGCTGATCGTCAAAGCCGATCAGCTGTGCCTGTGCGTTGGCGATTTCGGCCTCGCGCATGGCAATCGCGGCCTCAGCGGTATCGACCTTGGCCTGTGCCACGCGCGCCGCCTGTTGGCCACGTTCAAGCGCTGCGTCGGTCGAGATGCCGCGTTGAACCAGTTGTTCTATCCTTGCAAGTTCGGCTTGCGCCAGATCGCGATTGGCCAGGGCTGCATTCAGATCGGCGCGTGCGACGCGTAAGGCGGCTTGTGCAGCGGTTACGGCGGCAAGGGCCTGTTCGCGGGTGCGAATGTCGAGCGCGGCGGGATTGGAGGGGCGCATATGTGCCACAATGGTCTTACCGCGCGTAACCGGATCACCCGGTTGCACGCTGACGCGTTGAAGCTGCCCGGCAACCGGGGTCGAGACGATATAGGCATCGCGCACCCGGGTGCGGCCCTCTTCATCAATAGTCAGGCGCATGGTGCCGCGTGTCACCTCGCCCATATCGACCATCGTGGGCTTGGGCCAGAAGGCCGCCGCAAGAGCACCCGCGACCAGCGCAATCGCACCGATGGTCAGGAAAAGGCGAGATCGTTTCTTGGCTTTGGCCATAGTGGCTACTCCCTCGTTTTCAGCGCCGATACCAGATCGGCCCGGTCGATATCGCGTTTCACCAGCCAGCCAGAGGCGATGGCGGCACCGACCACCACCATCGCGGCAAAGCCATAGCTTTCTGGGTGGAAGATCGCAGGAATTTGATAGAGTTCAGTCGAGAATCCGGCGGCAATTGCGAAGGACAGGTAATAGCCCATCACCGCGCCGATCGGCAAAGCAACCAAAGTGACGACCGCCAGTTCGCCCAGAAGCACGAAAGCGGCCTCGCCATTGGTGAAGCCGATCACGCGCAGGCTTGCCAGATCGCGCGCACGTTCCGCATAGGCGATCCGTGCGGCGTTGTAGACGATACCGAAGGTGATGACGAAGGCAATCGCCCCCATGACATAGCGAATGGCGCCGGCTCCGGAATTCATCAGGTTCTTGAACGCCTTCAGGGCGTCGGACTTGAGGCTGACCCCAGCGACGGTGGGCATATCCTGCAATGCCGAGTAGATTTCGCCGGCAAGGGCTTCGTCGATGGCCAGATAGGCCCCTGAGACGCGGTTTGGTTCCCGCAATGCGCGGTTCAGCGCGTCAAGATCCATGTAGGCCGGTGAACCGAGCAGGCTTTCGGCCACACCGGTGACGGGGATTTGCAAGACAGGTTGGCGGCCCTCACGCACCTCGACGGTCAGCATCTGCCCCGGTCTGATATGCAGGATATCCGCCAGCCCGGTGGAGAGGACGATGCCGCCTTCGCGCATCTGGATTTCCGACAGGTCGGACTTGAGCGCGCGGTTGAGTTGTGCATGTGGCACCAGCCCGGTGATTGCGCCGCGATGTGTGAAGAGACCGTTGCGCAGCACCGCAGGAACTTGGCGCACCGGCTCGACCCGCGACACGCCGGGCATCCGCTGCAACTCGAATATCGTCTTTTCCGAAGCCGCGTGGGTGAAGCTGACCGATACGTCGCTGCGATCAATGACGCTGAAGGTGAGATCGAAGGTCCGGTCGAACCCGGCATATATGGTGATCATCGAAACGCTCAGCCCCATGCCACAGGCAATTCCGATCATCGCACCGGCCATCCGGCCCGGCTGCCGGGTGATGCGGCGCACCACCATTCGCGAGGGTTGATCCATCCAGCCGGTCAGGGAGCGTGCGACACCGCCCGCGCGACTGTAGTCGGGCGGTGTCGGGGCGGCCATCGCCGAGGCCGGGGTCAACGCGAAGACCCGGCGCAGCACCAACAATCCGCCGACCGACGCCGAAAGGACGCTGACGGTGACCCCGATGATGAAAGAGGCAGGATCGAGCTGAAACACCAGGAAAGGAAACTTGTAGTAGGCCGTATAGACTTCGATCAGCGCCCGCCCCCCGGCTATGCCCAAGAGGCACCCCAACAAAGCGCCGCCGATGGCAATTGCCAGCACCATCTTGAAGTAATGGGAGCCAACCTCGGCGTTGGTGTAGCCGAAGCCCTTCATCAGGCCGATTTCTTCGCGCTCGGACTGTACCATGCGGTTGATGACGATGTAGAGCAGGAAGGCCGCCACCGCGAGGAAGATCGGGGGCACCACGGCGGCGGATACCTCAAGCCCGTTGATCTCTTCGGTGATGAACCGGTTGGACATCAGGTCGGCCAAAGGATAGGCGCCGGTACCGCCGAAGGGGTCAAGGATACGGTCGACGGCACCTTGTACTGCCGCCTCGTTCGCGTCGCGCGACAGAGACAGCAGCGCCTCGTTAAAGGCGCCTTTCATGTCATAGGCCGCGGCAAGCGCCGAGCGGCTCATCCAGATCACACCGAAACGCGCGTCGTCGGGCATGAGCTCGCCCGGGGCGGTCGTATAGAGAAACTCGGGGCTTTGGGCCAGGCCGACAATGCGAAAGCTGCGCCGCGCGCCGTTCATCGTGGCTTCGATCCTGTCGCCCGGCTTGAGGCCATGAACCCGTGCAAACGACTGTAACAGCAGGATTTCGTCGCTATGGTCGCTGTCGATTATCCGCCCGTCGGTGAGAAAAACATCGTTAAGGCGCGGTGTGCGCAGATCGGGCAGGGACACCGCCTGGGCCTGCACCGGTAAATCCCGGCCGGGCAGGTCGATCAGCGCGCCGCCGACGACGCGGGGCTCGACTGCGCTGACCCCGTTGA is a window of Rhodobacteraceae bacterium LMO-JJ12 DNA encoding:
- a CDS encoding HlyD family efflux transporter periplasmic adaptor subunit; its protein translation is MAKAKKRSRLFLTIGAIALVAGALAAAFWPKPTMVDMGEVTRGTMRLTIDEEGRTRVRDAYIVSTPVAGQLQRVSVQPGDPVTRGKTIVAHMRPSNPAALDIRTREQALAAVTAAQAALRVARADLNAALANRDLAQAELARIEQLVQRGISTDAALERGQQAARVAQAKVDTAEAAIAMREAEIANAQAQLIGFDDQRLAAAIGASADDIPLYAPADGRILRVIQQSETFLPAGAPIMEIGDIASDLEVVVDLLSTDAVQVAIGDPVIIADWGGPKELTGKVIRVDPFGITQYSALGVEEQRVNAVIAFASPPADYSGLGHGFRVEARIIVWDSEDTLIVPASALFRSRDNWAVFVVENDIAQRRNIEIGPNNGIEAQVKSGLSEGDRVILYPSSGLSEGMRVAERVIN
- a CDS encoding FtsX-like permease family protein, whose amino-acid sequence is MSPLDRKLLRDLWHMKGQASAIGMVIAVGVAMLVMMTGLVTSLSETKATYYERYRLADVFAPVTRAPNHLATRLAAINGVSAVEPRVVGGALIDLPGRDLPVQAQAVSLPDLRTPRLNDVFLTDGRIIDSDHSDEILLLQSFARVHGLKPGDRIEATMNGARRSFRIVGLAQSPEFLYTTAPGELMPDDARFGVIWMSRSALAAAYDMKGAFNEALLSLSRDANEAAVQGAVDRILDPFGGTGAYPLADLMSNRFITEEINGLEVSAAVVPPIFLAVAAFLLYIVINRMVQSEREEIGLMKGFGYTNAEVGSHYFKMVLAIAIGGALLGCLLGIAGGRALIEVYTAYYKFPFLVFQLDPASFIIGVTVSVLSASVGGLLVLRRVFALTPASAMAAPTPPDYSRAGGVARSLTGWMDQPSRMVVRRITRQPGRMAGAMIGIACGMGLSVSMITIYAGFDRTFDLTFSVIDRSDVSVSFTHAASEKTIFELQRMPGVSRVEPVRQVPAVLRNGLFTHRGAITGLVPHAQLNRALKSDLSEIQMREGGIVLSTGLADILHIRPGQMLTVEVREGRQPVLQIPVTGVAESLLGSPAYMDLDALNRALREPNRVSGAYLAIDEALAGEIYSALQDMPTVAGVSLKSDALKAFKNLMNSGAGAIRYVMGAIAFVITFGIVYNAARIAYAERARDLASLRVIGFTNGEAAFVLLGELAVVTLVALPIGAVMGYYLSFAIAAGFSTELYQIPAIFHPESYGFAAMVVVGAAIASGWLVKRDIDRADLVSALKTRE